Below is a genomic region from Citrobacter telavivensis.
CTGCACCAGCTTATCAAGCGTGAAGAGCAAAACCTTGAGCTGGTCCTGCGCGATTCATTACTGGAACCGACAAACACCGTTGTCGATATGATGGCTGAGTTGCATCGGGTCTATAGCGCGAAAAACAAAGCGTATGGCCTGTTCAGCGAAGAGAGCGAACTGGCGCAGGCACTGCGCTTGCAGCGTCAGGGGGAGGAAGATTTTCTCGCCTTTAGCCGCGCGGCAACCGGACGCTTGCGTGACGAGCTCGCCAAATACCCGTTCGCTGACGGCGGCATTGTGCTGTTCTGTCATTATCGCTATCTGGCGGTAGAGTATTTACTGGTGGCGGTGCTGAACAACTTAAGCAGCATGCGCGTTAATGAGAATCTGGATATCAACCCAACGCACTATCTGGATATCAACCATGCCGATATTGTCGCGCGTATCGATCTGACCGAGTGGGAAACCAATCCGGAATCCACCCGCTACCTGACCTTCCTGAAAGGACGGGTAGGGCGCAAAGTGGCGGACTTCTTTATGGATTTTCTCGGGGCCAGCGAAGGTCTCAATGCCAAAGCGCAAAACCGTGGACTGCTGCAGGCGGTCGATGACTTCACCGCCGAAGCGCAACTGGATAAGGCTGAGCGTCAGAACGTGCGTCAGCAGGTGTACAGCTACTGCAACGAGCAGCTCCAGGCCGGTGAAGAGATTGAACTGGAGTCGCTGTCAAAAGAGCTTTCTGGCGTCAGTGAAGTGAGCTTTAGCGAGT
It encodes:
- the yejK gene encoding nucleoid-associated protein YejK yields the protein MSLDINQIALHQLIKREEQNLELVLRDSLLEPTNTVVDMMAELHRVYSAKNKAYGLFSEESELAQALRLQRQGEEDFLAFSRAATGRLRDELAKYPFADGGIVLFCHYRYLAVEYLLVAVLNNLSSMRVNENLDINPTHYLDINHADIVARIDLTEWETNPESTRYLTFLKGRVGRKVADFFMDFLGASEGLNAKAQNRGLLQAVDDFTAEAQLDKAERQNVRQQVYSYCNEQLQAGEEIELESLSKELSGVSEVSFSEFTAEKGYELEESFPADRSTLRQLTKYAGSGGGLTINFDAMLLGERIFWDPATDTLTIKGTPPNLRDQLQRRTSGGN